Part of the Tenacibaculum sp. SZ-18 genome, ATATGTATTCATGAAATTAGTTTTATTAACAGTAGGTTTATTAGCTTTAGCTTTTGCAGGGATAGCAATTAAAATTTGGGCAAAAAAAGATGGTGAATTTGCTGGAACATGCGCAAGTCAAAATCCAATGTTAAATAAATCAGGTGATGCATGTGGATTTTGCGGTAAAACCCCAGATCAATTTGATACATGTTCAGAACCTCAACATAAATAAAAGATCATCCAAATAAAAGACAAAACTTTACACAATATTAAAAAGGCTAAAGAAGGTCACCAAATGTCTTTCAACTTTCTTTTAGATGCCTACTGGTCTATTGTATATGGTTATCAACTGAAAAAAGTTGCTAATGAAAATGATGCTGAAGACATCACTATTCAAACATTTGCAAAGGCTTTTAATAAGCTACATACATTTAATGAAGATTATCAATTTAGTACATGGCTAATTGCAATTTCTAAAAATATACATCAAGATATACTTAGAAAGAAGAAACCTTCATTCATTCTCAAATCCTCTAAAGTTGACGATGAGGCTCATAAAGTAATAGATGATTCACCTTCCCCAGAAGATGAAATTATTACTGAACAAAATTTAGCTAAATTACTCCGAGATATTAAACAATTAAAACCAAAATATCAGGAAGTAATTAATTTGAGGTTCTTTCAAGAATTGAGTTACAAGGAAATTTCTGAACAACTTGACGAACCAATGAATAATATTAAAGTTAAATTATTAAGAGCTAAAAAACTACTTGCTGAGATTATTGAGAAAAACAAATCATGAAAAAAAATATTTTTATCTCTTTAGGACCAGGATTGTTATTTGCTGGCGCTGCAATTGGAGTTTCTCATTTAGTACAGTCAACTAGAGCTGGTGCGGAATATGGATTAGGTTTGGTTTGGGCTTTAATTTTAGTTCATTTTTTTAAATATCCCTTTTTTAAATTCGGACCAAAATATGCTTCTGTAACAGGAGAAACCTTACTTGATGGATATAAAAAACTTGGTAAAGGATACCTAGCACTATACTTTATTGTGAACTTAGCAACTATGTTTACTATCCAAGCGGCGGTCACTATTGTAACGGCAAGTTTAGCAGCTCAACTTTTTGGTATAACAAATGATTTAGTTTACTGGTCAACAATCATCTTATTCATTAGTTTTATGATTTTATCCTTGGGAAAATATCAGTTTTTGGATAAACTTATGAAATATATTATCCTTTTTCTTACCATAAGTACAATCCTCGCTGTATCGATTGCTATTGGTAAAAACGAAATGACTTTACCTTTTGAGCAAATTTTACCAAAAAACGCAGTTGGGATAAGCTTTCTAATTGCATTTTTAGGTTGGATGCCGGCTCCTCTAGATATATCAATTTGGCATTCGCTATGGTCAATAGAAAAACAAAAAAATACTGCAGAAAAAGTAAGTGTCAAAAAATCAATTTTTGATTTCAATATAGGTTATTTTGGAACGATGTTTTTAGGTTTATGCTTCATTATACTTGGAGCAACGGTAATGTTTTCAACAAATGAAAAATTTGCTACTAATGGAGGTCAATTCGCCATTCAATTAATAAATCTATATACAGAAAATTTAGGCAATTTTGCAAAACCTTTAATTGCAGTTGCGGCATTTACAACCATGTTTAGCACAACAATCACAACACTTGACGCTTCACCAAGAGCTATGGAAAAAGCCTATCAACTATTATTTGAAACTAAAAAACTAAATTATTGGTTTTGGAGTATTATTTTAATCAGCGGTACTCTAACCATTTTAATACTTTTATTGAACAGTATGTTAATGCTAGTTAAGGTTGCTACCATATTTTCATTTTTAACAGCTCCCATTTACGCGATTCTAAATTATAAACTAATAACAAGTAAATTCACTCCTAAAGAACATCATCCTAAACCAATAATTAAATACTTAAGCTTCGCAGGTATACTCTTCTTAATTGGTTTTAGCATTTGGTACTTAACCATTTAACAAACACAAAAAACAATCTATCAAAACTTAGACAAATATTATTGGAAAAAAGCAAAAAAAAGAAGAAAAAAAATTAAATTAGCACGCTTTTTGGTGCATACCACGGAGTATAATAAAATCCCAATATTACTAATGCAAACACAAAGATTTTTCTTAAGGTTGGTATGTGTATTTTCTTTTACACTTTTTTCTTTCCAAAATTCGTTCTCGCAAGTTGAGAAAATTCAAACCGCTATTTCAGACACTTCGGTTAAGTTTCAAGGAAAACTTCAACAAGAAGCTGGAAAATTTAGATACGATTATCATGACGTTTATCAAGAAAATTCTTTAGCTAAAGATTTACAAGCTAGTGGATATCATGGTGGTGGACCTTCTTGGCTTGGTATCATTTATGGTGCTTTTAAACTTTGCGACAACAACTTAATTGATAACGTAGAAATGAAAGTTGAGGTAACAGGAGTTACATTTTGGAGTGCTAGCAAAGAGGATCTTGAAAAAATCGGGAGAGTTGTTGCATCTATTAAAGGTGACGACGCTATATTACAACTTGCAATTGATAAAGCCACAGAATTAGGAATCATGCAATAAAATAAAACATTCTTCGTAAATTTGTCTTTTCAAATTAATAGTGAATGTCAGAAAAGATTCTAATTCCTACAGAAACTAAAATTATAAAAGGCGCGAGCACCGAAAGAGTTAAAAAACCTAAATGGCTGCGTGTTAAATTACCTGTTGGTAAAAAATATACAGAACTTCGTGGTTTAGTAGATAAGTACAAGTTAAATACAATTTGTACCAGTGGTAGTTGTCCTAACATGGGAGAATGTTGGGGAGAGGGTACTGCTACGTTCATGATTTTGGGTAATATTTGTACTCGCTCCTGTGGATTTTGCGGTGTTAAAACTGGAAGACCTGAAACAGTTGAATGGGATGAACCTGAAAAGGTCGCTCGTTCGATTAAAATAATGAAAATTAAACATGCTGTAATTACTTCAGTAGATAGGGATGACCTTAAAGATGGGGGCTCTATAATCTGGGCAGAAACAGTAGAAGCTATTCGTAGAGCAAATCCTAATACAACTTTAGAAACTCTAATTCCAGATTTTCAAGGAAGCACAAAACTTATCGATAGAATTATAGAAGTACATCCAGAAGTAGTTTCTCATAATATGGAAACTGTAAAAAGACTTACTCGAGAGGTACGAATTCAAGCGAAATATGATAGAAGTTTAGGTGTTTTAAAATACTTAAAAGATAATGGGATGAGAACTAAATCTGGTATTATGCTTGGTTTAGGTGAAACAGAAGATGAAGTAATTCAAACTATGAAAGATTTGAGAAAAGTTGGCTTAGACATTATTACCATTGGTCAATATTTACAACCAACAAAAAAACATTTACCAGTAAAAGAATTTATTACACCAGATCAATTTAAAAAGTATGAAACTCTTGGTAAAGAAATGGGATTCATGTATGTAGAAAGCGGTGCTTTAGTAAGATCTTCTTACAAAGCTCATAAGCATGCAAGCTAACATTCTATTATTAATTTCTTAACAAAGACAACTTCAAAAGTTAAAAAAGTGTAAATTATCAAATAAAAATCAGTTTATATTGCTTTTATTATTAATTTTGGCATGTAAATTGAGATCAAGCAATTGTTAACAATAATTATTGTTTTCATTGTGTAAATTATTTGAATTAGTTGATTAACGAAAAGCCACCTTATTTAGGTGGCTTTTTGGTTTTATGTTATTTTTTTAATTAAAGTCTGATTGTGAAGATTCCACAAATTAAAAGAGCTAAAAAAAATAAAGAAATAAAATAAAATACTCTTCTAAAACTGTTGGTTATTTGCTTTCTATAAAATTCAGTTGTTTTTAAAATAATATTTGCAATAATTACAAGTATAACTACTGGAAGAGTAAATATCAACAAAACAAATAGTATCCCAATTAAACTCTCTGGACTTCCACAAAATAGTTGGAACATGGATTCTAATCTATTCTAAGTAACCCATTTTTTTCATCCAATCGTCGTTGAACATTTTTCCCACATAGCGGCTTCCGTGATCGTGGAATAAAACAACAACAACATCATCTTCATTGAAATGTTCTTTTAACTGTAAGAGTCCTTTCATTGCTGCTCCCGCTGAATTACCAAGAAACATTCCCTCTTTCTTTGCTAATAATTGAGTATAAACAGCAGCGTCTTTATCTGTTACTTTTGTAAATCCATCAATAATACTAAAATCAACATTTTTTGGTAAAATATCCTCACCTATACCTTCTGTTACATATGGATAAATTTCATTCTCATCAAAAATTCCAGTTTCGTGATATTTTTTGAAGACAGATCCATAGGTATCAATTCCCCAAACTTTTACATTTGGATTTTTTTCTTTTAAATACTTTCCAACTCCTGAAATTGTTCCTCCTGTTCCAACTCCAACAACAAAATGAGTAATTTTACCCTCGGTTTGCTCCCAAATTTCTGGACCTGTACTTTCGTAATGGCCTTTTGCATTACTCGGATTATCATACTGATTTACGTACCATGCATTTTCTGTTTCTTCTGCTAATCTTTTAGAAACCGAATAATAACTTCTAGGATCGTCTGGCTCAACATTTGTAGGACAAACAACAACCTCTGCTCCTACTGCCTTAAGAATATCTATTTTCTCTTTACTCTGCTTATCTGCCATTACAAAAACACATTTGTAACCTTTTACAATTGCCGCCAAAGCTAATCCCATTCCTGTATTTCCTGAGGTTCCTTCAATAATAGTTCCTCCTGGTTTTAATCTCCCATCGACTTCAGCATCCTCAATCATTTTTAGCGCCATTCTATCTTTTACAGAATTTCCTGGATTAAAAGTTTCATACTTAGCTAAAACTAAACATGGCAACTCTTCTGCTAATTTATTTACCTGCACTAACGGTGTATTACCGATAGTTTCAAGAATATTCTTTGCGTAATTCATTTTCTTTGATTTGTTGTGCAAATATATAAGTTTGGAATTTTGTTTTGAGTTAGGGGCATAAAAAAATCCGCTAGTGCGGATTTTATTTTTTTAATTGAACCAAATGGTAAAGGATTTCATCTTGGCTAGATCAGGAATTTGTTCTTTACTGACTTTTTTCATGTTGAAATCACTTAATCCTAATCCTTCTTTATCGATTGCTAAAGTCGCATTCAAATCATCAATAAAAACTGTAACCGACGAAAAAGACGGTTCTATTTTACTAATTGCATTATTGGCATCCACTTCGTTGAATGTTGAATTAATATTTAATCCATTTTCAGTTTTAAATCTCTCATCAAAAATTTCAACGCTTTTTATAACTGAGCTAGAATCTAATTGTTCTTTAGGTATAATTTTCAGTAATAGCTTACCTCCTTTTTCATATACCTTATAAACATCATCATCTTGGAAATAATTATTTCCCTTTGCTCCTTCACTTAATATTTTAACTAAAGAATCTTTAGCAAAAATTTTCTCCAGTTCTTGAACTGTAGTTTTTGTCGTTAATTCTCCAACTTTACCTTTAGCAACTGAAAAATTATCATTACCACATTGAATGAACAAAAATGAAAGATAAAGTATTGATATAATTTTAGTTAATTTTTTCATATAGTTTAATTTCAAAATATAAAGTTTCTTTTTACTATTTAGTTTATAATACCTTCTTTAAAATACCAAAAACAGCTCTTATGAAAGTTGCACTTGTTAATACTTTTACGACAGGATTTTGTCGACTGCTTCTTCTTGAATATCCAGAACTTCTCTTTTTTCTAATTTTTTCTTCTTCTTTTCGACGATCTTCATCTGACTTTTCCTTGTTAATACGTTCAATTTTTTCTCCTAATAATTCATAAGCACTCTCTCTATCAATCTCGTTATTATACTTTTTTATGATATTAGAATTATTCAGTACTTCTTGAATTTCCTTTTCAGTAAGGATATCCATTCTACTCATTGGAGCTCTTAACATTGTTCTTACCAATGGAGTGGGAATTCCTTTTTCATTTAAAGCAGTTACAAAAGCTTCACCTATCCCTAATTTTGTCAGTACTTCACTGGTATTGTAAAATTCTGAATCTGGATAATTTTCTGCTGCTAATTTTAATGCCTTTCTATCTTTAGCGGTAAAAGCACGTAAAGCATGTTGTACTTTCATTCCTAGCTGAGCTAAAACATCTTCTGGCACATCTTTCGGGTTTTGTGTAACAAAATATAATCCAATTCCTTTAGAACGTATTAACTTCACAATACTTTCTATCTGACTTAGTAACGCTTTTGATGCTTCATCGAAAACCAAATGAGCTTCATCTATAAATATAATTAACTCAGGTCTTCCGCTATCACCTTGTTCAGGAAAAGTTTCATACACCTCAGCTAAAAGTTGTAGCATAAATGTTGAGAATAATTTAGGTTTATCTTGAATATCTGTTAATCGTAATACTGATATTACTCCTCTCCCATTTTCATCAACACGAGTTAAATCATCTACTTCAAAAGACTTTTCTCCAAAAAACAACTCACCGCCCTGCTGCTCTAATTCAACAATTTTCCTAAGAATTGCTCCTGTACTAGATGATGAAATTCTTCCATATTCAGCAGAAATTTCTTTTTTCCCTTCTGCCGTAATGAATTGCAGCATCTTTTTAAAATCTTTTAAATCGAGCAATGGTAAATGATTATCATCACAATATTTAAAAATAATCGCTACAATTCCCGATTGTGTTTCGGTTAAATCTAAAATTCTAGACAATAAAACAGGTCCAAATTCAGAAACAGTCGCTCTTAATCTAACACCATCTTGTTCTGAAATTGATAAAATCTCAATTGGAAATTTTTTGGCATCAAACGAAATACCAATTTTTTCGTGTCGTTCATTAATTTTTGGATGACCAGAACTTGGTTGTCCCAATCCACTTAAATCGCCTTTCACATCCATTAATAAAACCGGAATTCCCTTTTCTGACATGTTCTCTGCAAGAATCTGTAAAGTTTTGGTTTTTCCTGTTCCCGTTGCACCCGCGATTAAACCATGTCTATTTAATGTCTTCAATGGAATATTTACCAATGCATTGGTTACAGTTTCTTCTCCTAACATTCCAGCTCCTAGAGTAATGAAATCCCCTTGACTTTTGTAACCTTCGGTGATATAATTATAAAACGCCTCCGTCTGACTCATCTTATGTTATTTTTGATAAAAATACTATTAATATCAGCATTTCAAAATTAATTTTAAAGTCGCTTATTGATGTTTTCGCTAAATTTGTTGAAGACCAATACATAAGTTACATGAAATTGTTTCAAATTCTAAGTTTAGTTGCAATCCTATTCTTATCGTCTTGTACAAATACTGATCAGCAGAAAATAAAAAAAGAAGAGAAGGATTTAATTTTTCATTCTTCAAAATTAAAGCGTAAAAAAAATGCTCCTTTTTCTGATGCTGTTGAAGTAGGCAATACTTTATATTTAGCTGGGCAGGTTGGTATTAATCCCATTACAGGTAAATTACCTAAAGGTGGTATAACTGCAGAAACTCGTCAAACCATAGAAAATATAAAGGAAGTTCTAGAATTACATGGTTCTGACCTTGACCATGTTGTAAAATGCACTGTAATTTTATCAACAACCGATGATTTCGCAGAATTTAATAAAATTTTCCGTGAATATTTTCCTAATAATAAGCCTGCAAGAACTACATTTGCAGCCGGTTTACTCGTAGGAGCGAAAATCGAAATTGATGTAATAGCGGTAAAAGCAGATGGATTCAAAGAAGCAAGAGTTAATTAAACAAGGAAAAATGCTTCCTTTAATGGAAGAATTCTACACTATACAGGGTGAAGGAGCGCATACAGGAACGGCAGCTTATTTTATAAGAATTGGTGGGTGCGATGTTGGTTGTCATTGGTGTGATGTCAAAGAAAGCTGGGATGCTAATTTACATCCTCCAACAGAAACTGATCTTATTGTTAACAATGCTAAAAAATATGCAGAAACTGTTGTAGTAACTGGTGGTGAACCTTTAATGTGGAGTTTGGATTATATTACTGAAAAATTACAGCAGCAAAATATAAAAACTCATATTGAAACGTCTGGAGCTTATAAATTTTCTGGAGTTTGGGATTGGTTTTGCTTATCTCCTAAGAAAACAAAATTACCTCTTCAAAGAGCTTATCAAGAGGCTGACGAATTAAAGATGATTATACATAATAAACATGATTTTGAATTTGCTGAAGAACAAGCTGCTAAAGTGAATGATAAATGTTTGTTATACTTGCAACCTGAATGGAGTAAACGCGATAAAATGATTCCTTTTATTATTGATTATGTAATGAATAATCCTAAATGGAAAATATCACTTCAAACACATAAGTATTTAAATATACCTTAATAAAAAAGCAAAACGCCCATAAAGGGCGTCTTTTGTTCGATCTGTTTTTACTTTGGTTGAAGTAAAAAGGATACGCTTTTGTTTTCTTTTTCTCATAGATTTTCCCCGACGACTATGATATAAAACTTTTTATACCCGACCTTATATATGTTCAAGGCTTTTTGTAACAAGTACAAAGATATTTCTAGTCTAAAAGACAGAGGTATGGTTTTCCCATACTTTTGGTATGGGAAAACCATACTTTTTCTAAATTTCATATATTGTTAATTTTTTAACACTATTTAACATTATTAATAAATTTCTTATATTTGCAATGCAATGATAAATTTAAACATCCATAGTATAACAAATGGAGGATTAACTCCGGTAGATTTTAGGGAAACTTTAAAAGGTTTTTCTAAAAAGAGAACGTTATCAGAGATATTATTACAATGATTTAAGAATAAAATCAATAAATATATAGGGCGTTCAAATTAACTTGAACGCTTTTTTTATGAATTAAATAAATGAATAGAAAATTAATCAACATATAGCAATTTGACAGGTTTATTGCATAATTCACTGAGCCACAAAGCTTACAACGAAACCAATTATCTAGAATTTTTCTGGACAGGAAAACCATTACCTAATAACAACGTAAAAATCTGATTATCAATTATTTAAATGTTAAATTTTTTGGTAAAATGGAAAAAACGATATATATTTGTTCTGTGATTATTTAACAATAAATAGTTACTATTAAGTAAGATGTAAAACAATAAGTATTATGAAATTAATTTATTTATCTAAAAGTTTAAAAGGATGCTCAAATAGAGGTGTTCACTTTGGAGTACGAATAAATAAAGATGTTTTTTGTAATCTAAAATTTATTGAAAATGAGTAATATCAAATTTCAATTAATAAAGAACAAAGGCATCTAGAAATAGGTGTCTTTTTTATTTGAAAAACACATACGAAAGTTGATTAAATTCTTTGAAATATCCTTAATATTTCGTATATTGTATATAGAAAATGAAAAGTTATGAAAACATCAATATTGCTAATTCTTAATGAAAAAGGACGTTTACTCAATGGAACCTTGCGATCACTAAAACTAAATTGTACAGAATACAATTCTGAAATAATTTAATTAAAAAATCAGCTAGCGTTACCAAAAAATTGCAAACAAACGCTTCCTATTTAACGACAATGTAGAATTTCCTGAAGCCTTAGCTCAATAGGCCTTGGTAGTTCAAAGTCTTCACGGATTGATTTCACGTCAATTCAATTCTACAAACCACCTGATTTACTCGGGCTGGATGATTATTGCCCAGATTTTTCTGGCGCTACACAATCGAAAATTGCATTCGATCAACTAATAAGCTGTTTTACACGGCTAGGAAAACTATTGTCAAATATTAAAAATTAAAGTTATGAGAAATTTAAAATTGTTATTGTTAACGTTCGTATTAGTATTCACAATCGGTTGTACCGACAACACCGAAGATCTAGTTACTGATACTACACAAAACACAGAAATCACTAACCCTGATAATATCAACGCTTTTGATACCGGAGGAAATGGTACAAATGAAAATGATAATGGTGGAAAAGGAGGAAAAGGATAACAAAATACT contains:
- a CDS encoding PLP-dependent cysteine synthase family protein yields the protein MNYAKNILETIGNTPLVQVNKLAEELPCLVLAKYETFNPGNSVKDRMALKMIEDAEVDGRLKPGGTIIEGTSGNTGMGLALAAIVKGYKCVFVMADKQSKEKIDILKAVGAEVVVCPTNVEPDDPRSYYSVSKRLAEETENAWYVNQYDNPSNAKGHYESTGPEIWEQTEGKITHFVVGVGTGGTISGVGKYLKEKNPNVKVWGIDTYGSVFKKYHETGIFDENEIYPYVTEGIGEDILPKNVDFSIIDGFTKVTDKDAAVYTQLLAKKEGMFLGNSAGAAMKGLLQLKEHFNEDDVVVVLFHDHGSRYVGKMFNDDWMKKMGYLE
- a CDS encoding RNA polymerase sigma factor — its product is MSFNFLLDAYWSIVYGYQLKKVANENDAEDITIQTFAKAFNKLHTFNEDYQFSTWLIAISKNIHQDILRKKKPSFILKSSKVDDEAHKVIDDSPSPEDEIITEQNLAKLLRDIKQLKPKYQEVINLRFFQELSYKEISEQLDEPMNNIKVKLLRAKKLLAEIIEKNKS
- a CDS encoding membrane or secreted protein, with the protein product MKLVLLTVGLLALAFAGIAIKIWAKKDGEFAGTCASQNPMLNKSGDACGFCGKTPDQFDTCSEPQHK
- a CDS encoding 7-carboxy-7-deazaguanine synthase QueE, with the translated sequence MDSKKQELIKQGKMLPLMEEFYTIQGEGAHTGTAAYFIRIGGCDVGCHWCDVKESWDANLHPPTETDLIVNNAKKYAETVVVTGGEPLMWSLDYITEKLQQQNIKTHIETSGAYKFSGVWDWFCLSPKKTKLPLQRAYQEADELKMIIHNKHDFEFAEEQAAKVNDKCLLYLQPEWSKRDKMIPFIIDYVMNNPKWKISLQTHKYLNIP
- the lipA gene encoding lipoyl synthase, whose protein sequence is MSEKILIPTETKIIKGASTERVKKPKWLRVKLPVGKKYTELRGLVDKYKLNTICTSGSCPNMGECWGEGTATFMILGNICTRSCGFCGVKTGRPETVEWDEPEKVARSIKIMKIKHAVITSVDRDDLKDGGSIIWAETVEAIRRANPNTTLETLIPDFQGSTKLIDRIIEVHPEVVSHNMETVKRLTREVRIQAKYDRSLGVLKYLKDNGMRTKSGIMLGLGETEDEVIQTMKDLRKVGLDIITIGQYLQPTKKHLPVKEFITPDQFKKYETLGKEMGFMYVESGALVRSSYKAHKHAS
- a CDS encoding Nramp family divalent metal transporter; its protein translation is MKKNIFISLGPGLLFAGAAIGVSHLVQSTRAGAEYGLGLVWALILVHFFKYPFFKFGPKYASVTGETLLDGYKKLGKGYLALYFIVNLATMFTIQAAVTIVTASLAAQLFGITNDLVYWSTIILFISFMILSLGKYQFLDKLMKYIILFLTISTILAVSIAIGKNEMTLPFEQILPKNAVGISFLIAFLGWMPAPLDISIWHSLWSIEKQKNTAEKVSVKKSIFDFNIGYFGTMFLGLCFIILGATVMFSTNEKFATNGGQFAIQLINLYTENLGNFAKPLIAVAAFTTMFSTTITTLDASPRAMEKAYQLLFETKKLNYWFWSIILISGTLTILILLLNSMLMLVKVATIFSFLTAPIYAILNYKLITSKFTPKEHHPKPIIKYLSFAGILFLIGFSIWYLTI
- a CDS encoding RidA family protein; protein product: MKLFQILSLVAILFLSSCTNTDQQKIKKEEKDLIFHSSKLKRKKNAPFSDAVEVGNTLYLAGQVGINPITGKLPKGGITAETRQTIENIKEVLELHGSDLDHVVKCTVILSTTDDFAEFNKIFREYFPNNKPARTTFAAGLLVGAKIEIDVIAVKADGFKEARVN
- a CDS encoding helicase HerA-like domain-containing protein; the encoded protein is MSQTEAFYNYITEGYKSQGDFITLGAGMLGEETVTNALVNIPLKTLNRHGLIAGATGTGKTKTLQILAENMSEKGIPVLLMDVKGDLSGLGQPSSGHPKINERHEKIGISFDAKKFPIEILSISEQDGVRLRATVSEFGPVLLSRILDLTETQSGIVAIIFKYCDDNHLPLLDLKDFKKMLQFITAEGKKEISAEYGRISSSSTGAILRKIVELEQQGGELFFGEKSFEVDDLTRVDENGRGVISVLRLTDIQDKPKLFSTFMLQLLAEVYETFPEQGDSGRPELIIFIDEAHLVFDEASKALLSQIESIVKLIRSKGIGLYFVTQNPKDVPEDVLAQLGMKVQHALRAFTAKDRKALKLAAENYPDSEFYNTSEVLTKLGIGEAFVTALNEKGIPTPLVRTMLRAPMSRMDILTEKEIQEVLNNSNIIKKYNNEIDRESAYELLGEKIERINKEKSDEDRRKEEEKIRKKRSSGYSRRSSRQNPVVKVLTSATFIRAVFGILKKVL